The following coding sequences lie in one Paenibacillus durus ATCC 35681 genomic window:
- a CDS encoding aldehyde dehydrogenase produces MESYGWLTDRQRSFFASGETKSLGYRIDALRRLKAGIQQRERQLINALKADLNKSEFEAYMTEIGIVLEEISFTLKHLRAWAKPRKVKTSVTHFGARGRIYSEPYGLALILAPWNYPFQLAAAPLIGAIAAGNCAVVKPSELTPRTSETIAEIIRTSFQEDYITVVQGGIKTSEALLREKFDYIFFTGSVPVGKIIMEAAAKHLTPVTLELGGKSPCIVHEDANLKLAARRIAWGKFMNAGQTCVAPDYIYVHQSVKESFLKELESAVKELYGERPLLNPEFTRIVGRKHFDRLKAFLSSGTLAFGGGTDPEKLTIEPTVLTDISWEDPVMQEEIFGPLLPVLEYGNLPEAIREIGNQPKPLALYLFTESQSVQEEMGERLSFGGGCINDTVYHITSPYLPFGGVGSSGMGAYHGQASFETFSHSKSVLKQTTRFDLPFRYPNRKNGLKIIKRFLK; encoded by the coding sequence CGGACAGACAACGGTCTTTTTTTGCAAGCGGGGAGACAAAAAGCTTAGGCTATCGGATCGACGCGCTCCGACGCCTTAAAGCAGGCATACAACAGCGCGAACGACAGCTGATCAACGCATTAAAAGCGGATCTGAACAAATCGGAATTCGAAGCTTACATGACGGAAATCGGAATTGTTCTTGAAGAAATCAGCTTCACGCTGAAGCATTTGCGGGCATGGGCCAAGCCTCGTAAGGTAAAGACGTCGGTTACTCATTTTGGCGCCAGAGGGCGCATTTATTCCGAGCCGTACGGCTTGGCTTTGATCCTCGCTCCCTGGAATTATCCGTTTCAATTGGCCGCCGCTCCATTGATCGGCGCTATCGCAGCAGGAAACTGCGCGGTCGTGAAGCCGTCGGAATTGACCCCGAGAACCTCGGAGACAATCGCAGAGATCATCCGTACAAGCTTTCAGGAAGATTACATTACTGTCGTTCAAGGCGGGATTAAAACGAGCGAGGCGCTGCTGAGGGAGAAGTTCGACTATATCTTTTTTACCGGGAGTGTTCCGGTCGGGAAGATTATTATGGAAGCCGCCGCTAAGCATCTAACACCGGTGACCTTGGAGCTTGGAGGAAAAAGCCCCTGCATCGTTCATGAAGACGCCAATCTCAAGCTGGCCGCGAGGCGTATTGCCTGGGGGAAGTTCATGAACGCCGGACAAACGTGCGTAGCGCCGGATTACATCTATGTTCATCAAAGCGTCAAGGAATCTTTCCTAAAGGAGCTGGAAAGCGCGGTAAAGGAGCTATACGGGGAACGGCCTCTACTGAATCCGGAGTTTACGCGGATTGTCGGCAGGAAGCATTTTGACCGGCTTAAGGCGTTTCTAAGCAGCGGGACACTGGCATTCGGCGGAGGAACGGACCCGGAGAAATTAACCATCGAACCGACTGTTCTAACGGATATTAGCTGGGAAGATCCCGTGATGCAGGAGGAAATTTTCGGGCCGCTGCTGCCGGTGCTGGAATACGGTAATCTGCCGGAGGCGATCAGAGAGATTGGCAACCAGCCGAAGCCGCTTGCGCTGTATTTGTTCACGGAAAGCCAAAGCGTGCAGGAGGAAATGGGGGAGAGGCTCTCTTTTGGCGGAGGCTGCATCAATGATACGGTGTATCATATTACTTCTCCATACCTGCCGTTTGGCGGGGTAGGCAGCAGCGGGATGGGAGCGTATCACGGACAAGCGAGCTTCGAGACGTTCTCGCACAGCAAGAGCGTGCTTAAGCAGACGACACGCTTCGATCTCCCGTTCCGGTATCCGAACCGGAAGAACGGGCTAAAGATCATCAAGCGGTTCCTGAAATGA
- the odhB gene encoding 2-oxoglutarate dehydrogenase complex dihydrolipoyllysine-residue succinyltransferase, with protein sequence MSEIKVPDLGESITEGTIYKWIVKEGDHVGQGDVLAELETDKVNLEISAEESGVISAILRKDGDNVAVGEVIGLIGSGGDGKASAADSGKPAAPEAPVVPAAQQPAAPPAGAGTLATAPEGPAAENGAAYLASPGARKLARERGIDLGEVGARDPIGRIGQADVKTFGAAAVPAAPKPAPAAPAQGGAPAGSPPPGTKAADGKETERKRMSRRRLTIASRLVEAQHTAAMLTTFNEVDMTAILDIRKRRKDNFKEKHDIGLGFMSFFTKAVVGALKAYPLLNAEIDGEDLIIKKFYDIGIAVSAKEGLVVPVVREADRLSFPQIERQIAELASKARANTLALSDLQGGTFTITNGGVFGSLLSTPILNAPQVGILGMHKIQLRPIAIDEVTTVNKPMMYIALSYDHRIVDGAEAVSFLVKVKELLEDPEALLLEG encoded by the coding sequence GTGTCCGAGATTAAAGTGCCCGATCTGGGCGAATCCATTACCGAAGGAACGATCTACAAGTGGATTGTAAAAGAAGGCGACCATGTCGGCCAGGGGGACGTGCTGGCAGAGCTTGAGACGGATAAGGTAAATCTGGAAATCAGCGCGGAGGAGAGCGGCGTCATTTCCGCCATCTTGCGTAAAGACGGGGACAATGTCGCGGTCGGGGAAGTAATCGGCCTGATCGGCAGCGGCGGGGACGGCAAGGCTTCGGCAGCGGACAGCGGCAAGCCTGCCGCACCGGAAGCGCCGGTCGTGCCTGCGGCGCAGCAGCCGGCGGCGCCACCCGCCGGTGCAGGGACCCTGGCGACCGCCCCGGAGGGCCCGGCCGCCGAGAACGGCGCCGCGTACCTGGCTTCGCCGGGTGCGCGCAAGCTCGCGCGCGAGCGCGGCATCGACCTCGGCGAGGTCGGCGCGCGCGATCCCATCGGCCGGATTGGCCAGGCCGATGTGAAGACCTTCGGCGCAGCAGCGGTACCCGCTGCGCCGAAGCCGGCACCGGCCGCGCCCGCGCAGGGCGGCGCGCCGGCCGGCAGCCCGCCGCCTGGGACCAAGGCGGCGGACGGCAAGGAGACCGAGCGCAAGCGCATGTCGCGCAGACGGTTAACGATTGCCAGCCGCCTCGTGGAGGCGCAGCATACGGCGGCCATGCTGACCACCTTCAACGAGGTGGACATGACCGCAATCCTGGATATCCGCAAGCGGCGCAAGGATAACTTCAAGGAGAAGCATGACATCGGCCTCGGCTTCATGTCTTTCTTCACCAAAGCGGTAGTCGGCGCGCTCAAGGCGTATCCGCTGCTCAATGCCGAGATTGACGGCGAGGACCTCATCATTAAGAAATTTTACGATATCGGCATCGCCGTGTCCGCCAAGGAAGGACTCGTCGTGCCTGTAGTCCGGGAGGCCGACCGGCTCAGCTTCCCGCAGATCGAGCGGCAGATCGCCGAGCTGGCTTCCAAAGCCCGCGCCAACACGCTCGCCCTCTCCGATCTTCAGGGCGGCACCTTCACGATTACCAACGGCGGCGTATTCGGTTCCCTGCTGTCAACGCCGATCCTGAATGCTCCGCAGGTCGGCATTCTGGGCATGCATAAAATCCAGCTCCGCCCGATCGCCATCGACGAAGTGACAACCGTCAACAAGCCGATGATGTACATCGCCCTGTCCTACGATCACCGGATCGTCGACGGAGCCGAAGCGGTAAGCTTTCTCGTCAAGGTCAAAGAGCTGCTGGAGGACCCTGAGGCGCTGCTGCTGGAAGGCTAA
- a CDS encoding 2-oxoglutarate dehydrogenase E1 component, whose translation MSAKESYNESVWSKYYGPNLGYIQEKYEHFAEDPSSVEAHYRELFTIYGSPPLTSEAARTPGPALPADTDWLRKAVRASKLIASIRIFGHLAADIDPLGQGHTSMAKWLDPETYELTREDLLALPASLIWENAPQDVLTGWDAYHRMRQTYTKTIAYEFSHVHDQQELRWLNSQAESATSPAPLTPAERKGLLGRLIQVEQFETFLHKTFVGQKRFSLEGNDTLVPMLDEIVRAAAHDGAEHILMGMAHRGRLNVLAHILGKPYDIIFSEFHHSPNKELFPSEGSMGINYGWTGDVKYHLGADRAFREGETVRARLTLANNPSHLEFVNPVVEGFARAAQEDRSAPGLPGLDTNKAMAVLIHGDAAFPGEGIVAETLNIGKLQGYQNGGTIHIIVNNRIGFTTESEDSRSTHYASDLAKGYEIPIVHVNADDPEACIAAVRMASAYRNLFKKDFLIDLVGYRRHGHNEMDDPEMTQPIVYGKVKNHPTVLRIYAEKLEREKVIAQDELAKMMSEADNVLQQAYERMKEGKQKNGETKTAVALQTDEETSAPTAVPLGKLQSINRQLLSFPEGFKVYPKLQRILQRRKDLLNDGEKVDWALAETLAFAAILQDGTPIRLSGQDAQRGTFSQRHLVLHDSETGALYSPLHQLEDAKASFGVYNSPLSEASVLGYEYGYNVFAPETFVLWEAQYGDFANAAQVILDQFISAGRAKWTQRSNLVILLPHGYEGQGPEHSSGRLERYLQLSAEENWTVANLTNAAQYFHLLRRQASLCGQADARPLVIMTPKSLLRNPRSASSGLELASGQFQPVLPEPLLGQTPSAVTRLVVCSGKITIDLQAELEAAAGQDLSRLHILRLEQLYPFPARELAVYLNAFTSLQEIVWVQEEPKNMGAWSYIEPRLRAIAPSNAAVRYIGRPERSSPASGYADVHTFEQRRIVTEALNLNSQTKAAVPSPSGTVSR comes from the coding sequence ATGTCAGCCAAAGAGTCCTACAACGAATCTGTCTGGAGCAAGTATTACGGTCCCAATCTGGGCTACATTCAGGAAAAGTACGAACATTTCGCCGAAGATCCTTCTTCAGTGGAAGCCCACTACCGCGAACTATTCACCATCTATGGCTCTCCTCCGCTGACATCCGAGGCTGCAAGAACTCCAGGACCGGCCCTGCCCGCCGATACCGACTGGCTCCGCAAAGCGGTTAGAGCCTCCAAGCTGATCGCGAGCATCCGCATTTTTGGCCATCTGGCCGCCGACATCGACCCGCTGGGACAGGGCCATACCTCCATGGCCAAATGGCTGGACCCCGAGACTTATGAGCTTACGCGCGAAGATTTGCTTGCCCTGCCGGCTTCGCTCATCTGGGAGAATGCTCCCCAGGATGTGCTGACAGGCTGGGACGCTTATCACCGGATGCGCCAAACCTATACCAAGACGATCGCCTACGAGTTCAGCCATGTCCACGACCAGCAGGAGCTTCGCTGGCTGAACAGCCAGGCTGAATCGGCCACCTCGCCCGCTCCGCTCACCCCGGCGGAACGCAAAGGGCTGCTGGGCCGGCTCATCCAGGTAGAGCAGTTCGAGACCTTCCTGCACAAGACATTCGTCGGCCAGAAGCGCTTCAGCCTGGAAGGCAATGATACGCTTGTTCCCATGCTGGACGAAATTGTCCGCGCGGCCGCGCACGACGGCGCGGAGCATATCCTGATGGGCATGGCCCACCGGGGCCGTTTGAATGTGCTCGCGCATATTTTGGGCAAACCTTACGATATTATTTTCTCCGAATTCCACCACTCCCCGAATAAGGAGCTGTTCCCGTCCGAAGGGTCCATGGGCATCAACTACGGCTGGACCGGAGATGTAAAATACCATTTGGGCGCCGACCGCGCGTTCCGCGAAGGCGAGACCGTGCGCGCCCGTCTGACGCTGGCCAACAACCCTAGCCATCTGGAATTCGTCAACCCGGTCGTCGAAGGCTTTGCGCGCGCGGCCCAGGAAGACCGGAGCGCTCCGGGGCTGCCTGGGCTGGACACGAACAAGGCTATGGCTGTGCTGATCCACGGAGACGCCGCCTTCCCCGGCGAAGGCATTGTGGCGGAGACGCTGAATATCGGCAAGCTTCAGGGATACCAGAATGGCGGAACGATCCACATCATCGTCAATAACCGGATCGGCTTCACGACCGAAAGCGAGGATTCCCGCTCCACGCACTATGCGAGCGATCTTGCCAAAGGCTATGAAATTCCGATCGTCCATGTCAATGCCGACGATCCGGAAGCCTGCATTGCCGCCGTCCGCATGGCCAGCGCTTACCGCAATCTGTTCAAAAAAGATTTTCTGATCGATCTTGTCGGTTACCGCAGACACGGACATAATGAAATGGATGATCCCGAAATGACCCAGCCGATCGTCTACGGCAAGGTAAAAAATCATCCTACCGTTCTCCGGATTTATGCCGAGAAGCTGGAGCGCGAGAAGGTGATTGCCCAGGATGAACTGGCGAAGATGATGTCCGAAGCGGACAATGTGCTTCAGCAGGCTTACGAGCGGATGAAAGAGGGCAAGCAGAAGAACGGCGAGACGAAGACAGCCGTCGCCTTGCAGACGGATGAAGAGACCTCGGCGCCTACGGCCGTGCCGCTCGGCAAGCTGCAGAGCATTAACCGCCAGCTGCTGTCCTTCCCCGAAGGCTTCAAGGTGTACCCGAAGCTGCAGCGGATTCTCCAGCGGCGCAAGGATCTGTTGAATGACGGGGAGAAGGTGGATTGGGCGCTGGCCGAAACGCTGGCTTTCGCGGCCATTCTCCAGGACGGAACGCCAATCCGCCTGAGCGGTCAGGATGCGCAGCGCGGCACCTTCTCGCAGCGTCATCTCGTGCTTCACGACAGTGAGACGGGAGCGCTCTACTCCCCGCTTCACCAACTTGAGGATGCCAAGGCTTCCTTCGGCGTCTACAACAGCCCGCTGTCGGAGGCTTCGGTGCTCGGCTACGAGTACGGCTACAACGTATTTGCGCCGGAGACATTCGTACTGTGGGAAGCGCAGTACGGCGATTTCGCCAATGCCGCGCAGGTGATTCTCGACCAGTTCATTTCTGCCGGACGCGCCAAATGGACGCAGCGCAGCAACCTGGTCATCCTGCTGCCCCATGGCTACGAAGGCCAGGGGCCGGAACACTCCAGCGGCCGATTGGAACGGTATTTGCAGCTATCCGCTGAGGAAAACTGGACGGTTGCAAATCTTACCAACGCCGCGCAGTACTTCCATCTGCTGCGCCGCCAGGCTTCTCTGTGCGGACAGGCGGACGCAAGGCCGCTCGTTATCATGACGCCGAAGAGCCTGCTCCGCAACCCGCGCAGCGCTTCTTCCGGGTTAGAGCTGGCATCCGGCCAATTTCAGCCCGTGCTCCCGGAACCGCTGCTCGGGCAGACTCCCAGCGCCGTCACACGTCTGGTCGTGTGCAGCGGAAAGATCACCATTGACCTGCAGGCCGAACTGGAAGCGGCAGCGGGCCAGGACCTTTCCCGGCTGCATATCCTTCGTCTTGAACAGCTCTATCCGTTCCCGGCGCGCGAATTGGCCGTCTACCTGAACGCTTTCACTTCTCTGCAGGAGATCGTCTGGGTGCAGGAAGAACCGAAGAACATGGGCGCCTGGAGCTATATCGAGCCTCGGCTGCGCGCTATTGCGCCCAGCAATGCCGCTGTACGGTATATCGGCCGTCCGGAACGCTCAAGCCCGGCCAGCGGGTATGCGGACGTCCACACCTTTGAACAACGCAGAATCGTCACGGAAGCACTGAACTTGAACTCGCAAACGAAAGCGGCTGTACCGTCTCCTTCCGGGACGGTGTCACGATAG
- a CDS encoding anti-repressor SinI family protein, which produces MDKSNQGNIGELQTSELDMEWVYLLLKAKKQGLQVDEIRQFFNDRTLKAI; this is translated from the coding sequence TTGGACAAGTCCAACCAGGGGAACATCGGAGAGCTGCAGACGTCAGAGCTTGATATGGAATGGGTGTATTTGCTTCTGAAAGCAAAGAAGCAAGGGCTCCAAGTGGATGAGATTCGTCAGTTTTTCAATGACAGGACGCTTAAGGCAATATAG
- a CDS encoding helix-turn-helix domain-containing protein, with protein sequence MPDNIGQHIQHLRLEKGLSLSELASKADVAKSYLSNVERNIQSNPSIQFIEKIAEALDVPVHVLLYGENSDTQEELLDSEWFKLVQEAMSSGVSKREFKEFLDYQKWRLEQKDQ encoded by the coding sequence GTGCCAGATAATATAGGACAACACATTCAGCATCTTCGTCTGGAGAAGGGATTATCTTTATCCGAGCTGGCCAGCAAGGCTGATGTGGCCAAATCATACTTAAGCAATGTTGAACGCAACATTCAATCCAACCCCTCTATCCAATTCATTGAAAAAATTGCCGAGGCTCTGGACGTTCCCGTTCACGTTCTTCTCTATGGAGAGAATTCCGATACGCAGGAGGAACTGCTGGATTCCGAATGGTTCAAGCTGGTGCAGGAGGCTATGTCCTCAGGCGTCAGCAAGCGCGAGTTTAAGGAATTTCTGGATTACCAGAAATGGCGGCTTGAACAAAAGGACCAGTAA
- a CDS encoding aldo/keto reductase family oxidoreductase, with translation MKTLPLNKRGIPASRLVLGCMGLGGGWDREAITKEQIKEGHAAVEAALSIGINMFDHADIYTRGKAEQVFGTVLKERPELREQIILQSKCGIKLAEPGESSNVFDFSKSHILSSVDGILSRLGAEYLDILLLHRPDPLMDPEDVGEALQLLKQSGKVRHFGVSNMSQGQIKLLQAYSEEPFIVNQLEMSLEKIYWLDSVVSVNQQAWREQGMPEGTIEHCRLENIQLQAWGPLAQGKYSGRPLDGESEAVRSTAYLVRTLADEKGTTPEAIVLSWLMTHPAAIQPVIGTVNPKRIAACEGADKLTLTRKEWYDLYVSSRGVRLP, from the coding sequence TTGAAAACGTTGCCACTTAATAAGCGCGGAATTCCCGCAAGCCGGCTTGTCCTGGGCTGTATGGGTCTAGGCGGAGGCTGGGACCGCGAGGCGATTACCAAGGAGCAGATCAAGGAAGGACATGCGGCTGTTGAAGCGGCGCTCTCCATCGGCATCAATATGTTCGATCATGCTGATATTTACACCCGCGGCAAAGCGGAGCAAGTATTCGGCACCGTCCTCAAAGAACGGCCGGAGCTGCGTGAACAGATCATTCTTCAATCGAAGTGCGGCATTAAGCTGGCCGAACCGGGCGAAAGCTCCAATGTGTTCGATTTCTCCAAGAGCCATATTCTGAGCAGCGTGGACGGCATCCTGTCTCGTCTGGGAGCAGAATACCTTGATATTCTGCTGCTTCACCGGCCCGATCCGCTGATGGACCCTGAAGACGTGGGCGAAGCACTTCAACTGCTTAAGCAATCCGGCAAGGTGCGGCATTTCGGTGTCTCCAATATGAGCCAGGGGCAGATCAAGCTGCTTCAGGCATACAGCGAAGAGCCGTTTATCGTCAACCAGTTGGAAATGAGCCTTGAGAAGATCTACTGGCTCGATTCGGTCGTAAGCGTCAATCAGCAAGCCTGGAGAGAGCAGGGCATGCCCGAAGGAACGATCGAGCACTGCAGGCTGGAGAATATCCAGCTTCAGGCGTGGGGGCCGCTGGCCCAGGGCAAATACAGCGGACGCCCGCTGGACGGAGAATCCGAAGCGGTCCGCAGCACCGCGTACCTGGTCCGTACACTGGCCGATGAGAAAGGGACAACCCCGGAAGCGATTGTCCTCTCATGGCTGATGACGCATCCGGCCGCGATTCAGCCCGTCATCGGGACGGTAAATCCGAAGCGCATCGCAGCCTGCGAAGGCGCGGACAAGCTTACGCTTACCCGTAAGGAATGGTATGACCTGTACGTCAGCTCCCGGGGCGTGCGGTTGCCTTAA
- a CDS encoding PadR family transcriptional regulator, whose translation MSMKLAILGLLLERDMHPYEMMLVMKDRAIDQITKLQMGSLYYAVDQLAKNGQIAQVEIIRSSDRPDKTIYRITDSGKTLFEQLLLQLFKKNDTLYHPMYLALAFSRHIDPDKIAKLLEERIRETEHQVNLAYQVYEEHIPIVPRAALHLMYGKYEHSLTELNWLKRLYADVRAHKLGDIGKPLELKE comes from the coding sequence ATGTCGATGAAGCTCGCTATTCTCGGACTGCTGCTGGAACGGGACATGCATCCCTATGAAATGATGCTGGTGATGAAAGACCGGGCGATCGACCAGATTACGAAGCTGCAAATGGGCTCCCTATACTACGCCGTCGACCAGTTGGCCAAGAACGGACAGATTGCGCAGGTTGAGATTATCCGCAGCAGCGACCGGCCGGATAAAACCATATACCGGATTACAGATTCGGGAAAAACCCTGTTCGAGCAGCTCCTGCTCCAGCTATTCAAGAAGAACGACACCCTCTATCATCCGATGTACCTTGCGCTCGCCTTCTCCCGGCATATTGATCCGGATAAGATTGCGAAGCTGCTGGAGGAGCGCATCCGGGAGACCGAGCATCAGGTCAATCTCGCTTATCAGGTCTATGAAGAGCATATTCCCATCGTTCCCCGCGCCGCGCTGCATCTCATGTACGGCAAATATGAGCACAGCCTGACGGAACTGAACTGGCTGAAGCGCCTGTACGCTGACGTACGGGCGCATAAGCTCGGCGATATCGGGAAGCCTTTGGAGCTGAAGGAGTAA
- a CDS encoding MDR family MFS transporter: MYSKDSNLKLIVAGLLLGILMAAMDNTIVAAALGTIVGELGGLDKIVWVTSAYMVMVMAGTPVFGKLSDMYGRKRFFMLGLLLFLIGSALCGTAGSITQLSIYRAIQGVGGGALMPIAFTIIFDIFPPEKRGKMTGLFGAVFGISSVLGPLLGAYITEYVGWRWIFYINLPLGVIAFIMLALAYKESVTHSKQRIDWGGAFTLVGAIICLMFALELGGQRIGGRQYAWDSPAILGLFAGFAVLLIAFLFIERHAAEPVITFGMFRKRLFATSALAAFFYGSAFIVATVYIPIFVQGVFGGSATNSGLILMPMMIGSVVGAQLGGQLTSRISFRSIMLLSAVCFIAGVALLGTLSPDISRLLVNIYMALTGFGVGFSFSVLNMSSVHHFDVRQRGAATSTNTFMRSLGMTLGITIFGIIQRNLFTDRLSSAFGNAAQSSAFGDPRAALTPEARAQIPAPVLEKISAALSSSIAHSFLWALVPAALGFIAVLLMPKDRLLARPKISAPEPAKE; the protein is encoded by the coding sequence ATGTATTCCAAAGACAGCAATCTAAAGCTTATCGTAGCCGGCCTGCTTCTCGGCATTTTGATGGCCGCGATGGACAACACAATCGTCGCCGCAGCTCTAGGTACCATTGTCGGCGAATTAGGCGGTTTGGACAAAATTGTATGGGTAACCTCGGCGTATATGGTTATGGTGATGGCCGGCACTCCCGTCTTCGGCAAGCTGTCCGATATGTACGGACGCAAACGCTTCTTCATGCTCGGACTGCTGCTGTTCCTGATCGGCTCGGCCCTCTGCGGCACCGCAGGCAGCATTACCCAGCTCAGCATCTACCGGGCGATCCAAGGTGTGGGCGGCGGCGCGCTGATGCCGATCGCGTTCACGATTATATTCGATATCTTTCCGCCGGAGAAGCGCGGCAAGATGACCGGACTGTTCGGCGCGGTCTTCGGCATCTCCAGCGTCCTCGGTCCGCTGCTCGGCGCTTATATCACCGAATATGTCGGCTGGCGCTGGATATTCTACATCAATCTCCCTCTTGGGGTGATCGCCTTCATCATGCTCGCTCTGGCCTACAAAGAATCGGTGACTCACTCCAAGCAGCGGATCGACTGGGGCGGCGCCTTTACGCTGGTCGGGGCGATTATCTGTCTTATGTTCGCTCTGGAGCTTGGCGGACAAAGGATCGGCGGACGGCAGTACGCTTGGGACTCCCCCGCTATCCTTGGCCTGTTTGCGGGCTTTGCGGTGCTGCTGATCGCCTTTCTGTTCATTGAGCGGCATGCGGCTGAACCTGTCATCACTTTCGGCATGTTTCGCAAAAGATTGTTTGCCACAAGTGCTCTGGCGGCCTTTTTCTACGGCTCGGCCTTCATTGTGGCGACCGTCTACATCCCGATCTTCGTGCAGGGCGTATTCGGCGGTTCGGCCACTAATTCGGGCCTGATTCTGATGCCAATGATGATCGGTTCTGTCGTCGGCGCCCAGCTTGGCGGCCAGCTTACCTCCCGGATAAGCTTCCGCAGCATCATGCTGCTGTCCGCAGTCTGCTTCATCGCCGGCGTCGCCCTGCTTGGCACCCTGTCGCCGGACATTTCACGCCTGCTGGTCAACATCTATATGGCCTTGACCGGATTCGGCGTCGGATTTTCCTTCTCTGTGCTTAACATGTCTTCCGTCCATCATTTTGATGTGCGGCAGCGCGGCGCGGCCACGTCGACCAATACCTTTATGCGTTCGCTCGGCATGACGCTCGGCATTACGATCTTCGGCATCATTCAGCGTAATCTGTTCACGGACAGACTCAGCAGCGCGTTCGGAAACGCCGCCCAGTCATCCGCCTTCGGCGATCCGCGAGCCGCGCTGACACCGGAAGCAAGAGCGCAAATCCCGGCCCCGGTGCTGGAGAAAATATCCGCCGCGCTGTCGTCCTCCATCGCTCACTCTTTCCTGTGGGCGCTTGTTCCCGCCGCGCTTGGATTTATCGCCGTGCTGCTGATGCCGAAAGACCGCCTGCTCGCCCGCCCGAAGATTTCGGCACCGGAGCCTGCTAAGGAGTAG